A segment of the Aromatoleum aromaticum EbN1 genome:
CCCCAGCGCCTCGACGAGCCGGATGCCCCGCGCGCGACCTTCCTCGAGGACGATCGCGCCTTTCGCGGCAAGCGTGCGCAGATGGGTTTCGGCCGCGTTCGGCGAGCGAAAGCCGAACGCAGTGCAGATTTCGGCGCGGGTCGGCGGTCGTCCTTCGGACTCCACGGTGTGGCGAATGAAGTCGAGAATCTCGGCCTGGCGAGCGGTGAGGGGGTCAGCGCGAGAAATCATGGCGTCTGCGGGATGACGGGAGGTTGGAGTGAGGGATCCGGCGGGCGTTAGCCGATCAAGGTTGCTGTATATTTATACACATAATAGCTTGTGTTTCTGGCGAGAGCTACCTCCAGACACAAATGCGTTATTCACCCAGCAAACGCAGGAGTTGGCGCGGCCTTCCATTCAACTGGCGTAAGACGTGTCCGTCGCCTGGGTGTGGGATATCGACGCGTGGCACCGGAGGATGCGGGTCTTTCCCGGCTAAAATGACCCAATCAACCGGGACTCGACCATGGCCCACGTATCCATCTTCATCGGCGGCATCCGGCCGCTGCCCGAGTCGGGGCGTCCGACCGGCATGTACAAATCGCAGGTGAGCAGCGCCGAAGTGGCGCGTGAGGGATTTATCGGCGACCAGCAAGCCGACCGCAGGGTTCACGGCGGCCCCGACAAGGCGGTGCATTTCTATCCCGCTCGCCATTATGAACAGCTGGCTGCCCGTTTCCCGGAAGCCAGGGAGAGCCTGCGTCCGGGGGGGCTGGGCGAAAATCTCTCCTCTCTCGAACTGGACGAGCGCGACATTCGCATCGGAGACATCTGGAGCCTGGGAACGGCTCGGCTTCAGGTGAGCCAGCCGCGTACTCCATGCTGGAAAATCGACGAACGGTTCAGCTGCGAAGGGATGGCGGCTTTCATTGCCGAACGCCTCCTGACGGGATGGTACTGGCGGGTGCTCGAACCGGGCCGAGTGTCACCCGGCGACACGCTCGACTTGTCGACGCCGGCCCTCGACGCCCCGACGCTGAGTGAGGCGATGCTGCTGTGGCAGGAACACCGCCCCTTCCTTCCGGATCTTGAACGGCTCGCGCAGACGCCCGGCCTCGCCGTAGGCTGGCGCGACAAGATCAACCAGCGGCTGGCGTGGCTGAGGCGCGCGGGAGCGGGGTAGTTGCATGGGCGGGACGCCGCCCGGCTTGTTTCACTTTGATCACGTTTCGCAGTCTCCATCCGGGCTTGAGCGGGTGGACCGATCCGCGAGGCGCATGGCCAGGACTGGCTGCTCGTGTGGGCGTGCTTCGGAACTTAGAAAGGTGCCAGTCGATCATAAGCTTACCTCGATCCTCGGCTGCAGCCGAGTCGGCCGGACTTGGCGCGCTCGGTGCGGAGCAGGGATCGGTACGACCCTCGTCCGGATGGACATGCGGGCGAGACACCAGTCAGACGGACGCCACCCCAGGCAGGAGGATGATATGAGCTCGATCTATCGCAAGTCTTTGCTGGCCGGCGCACTTGCGGCGCTCGTTGCGGTTCCTATGGGGGCTGCTGCGGGCTCGTACACTGAAGGCCAGACCAAGCACCAGATGCGCTCACCGATGGGAGCTTCAGGACAGGTGCAGTCGATGACCCCGAGCCAATTGCGGGGAACCGAGGTCGTGGATGCGAGCGGTGAACAAATCGGTTCGGTGAAAACGGTCGTCCGTAGTCGCCACGACGAAAACATCCATGCGGTGATTTCCGCAGGCGGTTTTCTCGGTGTCGGCGACAAGGAAATCACCGTGCCGCTCAACCGCATGCGCTACGAGGACGGCAAGCTGCGTCTGAGCGCAAGCCTGGATGAATTGAGGGCAGGGCCCGAGTACCGTCCGGAGCAGTACGTCGAACTGCGGCCGATGGATCAGCCGATCAGCGAATTCTCGGCGCTCGAGCCGATGCCGGACAAGTCTGCGCCTTATCGTGACCAAGGCACTTCGTGGGACAGCGAGCACAAGGCGAACCCGAACGCGCCATATCCGGAGGGCTGGAGGGTCACCCCGTAGTCATTCGGGAATGAGGGCCGGGTGAGGTTCGCCCGAAATACGGCAAAAGCCGGCACACTACTGGTGCCGGCTTTTTTTCGATCGTTGTCCAATACTGCCGGCTCGAGGGAGCAACCGGCGAAGCCCTTACCGTCAGTCTTGCGTGCCGTCGCGGCGCTCTTCCCGAACTTCGCGCACGACCTCGCCCTCGATCACGATTCCTTGGCCTGGTTTCGGACCCCCCCTCCCTTGAGCGGATGCTCTGGCACGCGCCTGGGTGGCGCGCATGGCCTTGCGCAAGTCCCGTGTTTTCCACCAGACATAGCCCCAGATCAGTATTCCCGCTGCCACCACCACTGCGAAGAAGATCACCGAGAAGGTCAGTGCAAGGCCGAAGAGGACCGCGGCAGCTGCGATTGCGCCGAGCTTTTGCAGCAGGCCGACAGGTTTCGACGGGTTGTGGTTGAGGTTTTTCAGAAGGGTTTCGAATCTCGGATCGCGTTGCATGCATCTTCCTGGTTGTGGCTCGATGTGTGAAGTGGACCGCCTGTGGCGAAAAGATTCCCGGCAGCAAGGTTTGCATCGAGGGTGATCGTCAACTTGCGCTACCACCCGGTGGAGACAAACAAGGTCAGCCCATGCAGCAGCAAACCGATTCCGCCTCCCACGATAGTGCCATTGAGCCGGATGAACTGAAGATCGCGACCGACGCTCAGTTCGAGTTCACGGACCAGGTCCTCGTCCTTCCAGCTTCTTATTGTCGAGGCGATGTGGCGGGACAGCGCGTCCCGGAGATCGTCCGCGAGTGCGACCACGGCAGATTCGAGATGGCCGTCGAGAGAGTCGCGCAGGGCGCGGTTTTCGGCGAGAGTCGTGCCGAAGGCGCTTGCGGCGGCGCTGATTCGTTGCCGGAGCCGTGAGTCCGGTTCATGAAGGTCCTCGCGCAGCCAGGCTTTCAGCTCGTCCCACAGGCCGTCCAGGTAGCGCGCCAGAACCGGATGCGTCAATACTTCCAGCTTCGCGGCGTTGACCCGCGCCTTGAAGTCGGCGTCGTTCTTCATGCGGGTGATGAACTCGGCTACCGTTTCGTCGAAGGCCTGTCGACGCGGGTGCTGCGGATCGTCCCCGATATCGTGCAGCCAGCCGTTGATGCCCCTCACGATACCGGCGGCGATCCTGCGGGAGAATTCTTCAGTGTTGGTGACGAGGCCGACCGTCTTCAGGGCCTTCGGGTACTCCTTGCCGGCGATCTCGATGATCATCGCCGCGAAGGCGATCTGCACCTGCGGATCGTCCAGCCAGCGTGCCAATCGTTTGAGCGTAGCGTCGAGCAATTCCTGATGCCGCGCGTCGACCGTCAGGGTGTCGAGGATCTGTCCCGCCACCTCTGATACGTCGATCGCCCGGAGTCGTTCCCCGATCCTTGCAGCCAGCAGACTGCGCACGCGCTCGTCGTCGATGAAGTCCAGCCACCCGGCCAGCACGCCGGCCAGCTTCCCGGCGACGATTTCAGTGTTGTCCCGCTGCCGCAGCCAGCCGGCCAGCCGCTCGGCCGGACCGAACGCGCGGAGCTTGTGGACGAGGGTGTCGGTCGCGAGGAACTTGTCGCGAACGAAGGCCGCAAGGTTTTCGCCGAGCCGCTCCTTGTTTGCCGGAATGATCGCCGTGTGGGGAATCGGCAGCCCGAGGGGATGTCGGAAGAGTGCAACGACAGCGAACCAGTCGGCCAGGGCGCCGATCATCGCAGCTTCGGCAAACGCTGCGACCCAGGCCCAGATTCCGGCCCCTTGTTGCAGGCGGGCGACGACGAACAGCGCCGTGACCGCGACCAGCAGCGCGGCGGCCAGCCGTTTCATCTTCGCCAATTGACGCGCCTTCGTATCCCCCAGTGCGGATGACATATGATGGACTCCGTAGGAGGTGCTCATGAAAACGCCGGGCTTGCGGCGTTGCACGAAGGGTAGCCTGCAATGCGTATTGCGGTAAAACGGTGACGTATACGGGGCGCGACGGCGCCTCCTGACGGGCGCAGCGCTTGCTGGCACGGCATCGAAGTCCGCGGCGAAAGCCGGACTTCGTGACGAAAAAGAACGAGGGAAAGGAAATTGCAATGGGTCCAGGATGCAATAGTCGCGCGAAGCGCCGGATCTTCGCGTTCCTGGGGGCCGCCGCTGTTGCGATACTGCTGTCGTTGCCCGCCCAGGGTGAGCAACCGGCGCGTGGCGAGAAGGTTTCTGCACTCGAAACGAGGACCGGCCTCGCTTCGTACTATGCCCGCAGCCTGCATGGACGCGAAACCGCAAGCGGTGAGACTTTCGATCGGACCGAGATGGTCGCAGCTCATCCCAGCTATCCCCTCGGGACGCACGTGCGGGTGACGAACCGGAAAAACGGGCGTGCGGTTGTGGTTCGCATCAATGACCGAGGGCCGACGAAACCGAGCCGGAAGGAGGGCGTGATCATCGATCTCTCCCCGGCGGCAGCGGCCAGGCTCGGCATGATCAAGGACGGCAGGTCGCGCGTGAAGGTGGAGGTGCTGGAATGGGGTGACGACGACCGGCAGTGATCCAGGTGACGGGGCGTGGGAGACGGGGCCCTTCCACAGCGGAACAAATAAATATCGGAAGATGTCTCAAAGAGGGTTGACGGGTGCGATTACGCCCGTATAATTCGCTCCCTCGCTGCAGCGATGTGGCGGTTCTTTAAAAAGTTGAACAACCGATAAGTGTGGGTACTGGGTTGCTGCGGTGGCCGGATTGTCTTCGGGCAGATCCGGCATTGCAAAGATCGAGTGCTCGCAGAAGTCAGTAAAGATTCTTTGAGTGCTTTGTTGGATTGAACTTAAGAGTTTGATCCTGGCTCAGATTGAACGCTGGCGGCATGCTTTACACATGCAAGTCGAACGGCAGCGGGGGCTTCGGCCTGCCGGCGAGTGGCGAACGGGTGAGTAATGCATCGGAACGTACCCAGTCGTGGGGGATAACTACGCGAAAGCGTGGCTAATACCGCATACGCCCTGAGGGGGAAAGCGGGGGACCTTCGGGCCTCGCGCGATTGGAGCGGCTGATGTCGGATTAGCTGGTTGGTGGGGTAAAGGCCTACCAAGGCGACGATCCGTAGCTGGTCTGAGAGGATGATCAGCCACACTGGGACTGAGACACGGCCCAGACTCCTACGGGAGGCAGCAGTGGGGAATTTTGGACAATGGGCGCAAGCCTGATCCAGCCATGCCGCGTGAGTGAAGAAGGCCTTCGGGTTGTAAAGCTCTTTCAGACGGAAAGAAATCGGGCGGGTGAATAGCCTGCCTGGATGACGGTACTGTCAGAAGAAGCACCGGCTAACTACGTGCCAGCAGCCGCGGTAATACGTAGGGTGCGAGCGTTAATCGGAATTACTGGGCGTAAAGCGTGCGCAGGCGGTTGTGTAAGACAGGTGTGAAATCCCCGGGCTTAACCTGGGAACTGCGCTTGTGACTGCACGGCTGGAGTACGGCAGAGGGGGGTGGAATTCCACGTGTAGCAGTGAAATGCGTAGAGATGTGGAGGAACACCGATGGCGAAGGCAGCCCCCTGGGCCGATACTGACGCTCATGCACGAAAGCGTGGGGAGCAAACAGGATTAGATACCCTGGTAGTCCACGCCCTAAACGATGTCGACTAGTTGTTCGGTGCGGTAACGCGCTGAGTAACGCAGCTAACGCGTGAAGTCGACCGCCTGGGGAGTACGGCCGCAAGGTTAAAACTCAAAGGAATTGACGGGGACCCGCACAAGCGGTGGATGATGTGGATTAATTCGATGCAACGCGAAAAACCTTACCTACCCTTGACATGCCTGGAATCCTGCAGAGATGCGGGAGTGCCTTCGGGAGCCAGGACACAGGTGCTGCATGGCTGTCGTCAGCTCGTGTCGTGAGATGTTGGGTTAAGTCCCGCAACGAGCGCAACCCTTGTCGCTAATTGCCATCATTAGGTTGGGCACTTTAGCGAGACTGCCGGTGACAAACCGGAGGAAGGTGGGGATGACGTCAAGTCCTCATGGCCCTTATGGGTAGGGCTTCACACGTCATACAATGGTCGGTACAGAGGGTTGCCAAGCCGCGAGGTGGAGCCAATCCCACAAAGCCGATCGTAGTCCGGATCGTAGTCTGCAACTCGACTACGTGAAGTCGGAATCGCTAGTAATCGCAGATCAGCATGCTGCGGTGAATACGTTCCCGGGTCTTGTACACACCGCCCGTCACACCATGGGAGTGGGTTTCACCAGAAGTAGGTAGCTTAACCTTTCGGGGAGGGCGCTTACCACGGTGAGATTCATGACTGGGGTGAAGTCGTAACAAGGTAGCCGTATCGGAAGGTGCGGCTGGATCACCTCCTTTCAAGAGAAGAGGCCGCGGCGACGCAGTATCCACAACTTATCGGTTGTTCAGGCAACGAGAGCCTCGAAGGCATGAGGGTCTGTAGCTCAGCTGGTTAGAGCACCGTCTTGATAAGGCGGGGGTCGTTGGTTCGAACCCAACCAGACCCACCAAGCGATCAAGCGGGGGATTAGCTCAGCTGGGAGAGCACCTGCTTTGCAAGCAGGGGGTCGACGGTTCGATCCCGTCATCCTCCACCAGTGTTCGGGGTGGGTAGAGGCGTCGGAAAAGGGCTAAGCCGTGCGGATCGTCGGGTCCGCAGGGCTTAGGCCTTGGCAGGTTTTTGAGGCTGCGTTCTTTAACAAAGTGGAAGAAGTAAAGTGTGCGACAGTGGGCCGCGAGGCGCGCTGTTGCATGGGTTGGTGTGATTGCATTTTTGCGGTCATTGGCGCTTTGAACCAGCGGCCGGTGACTGCGCACAAGCGTGAGTTCGTCTATGGCGGTGGTGCCCTGGCAACAGGGTCCATGGTTATAGGATCAAGCGACTAAGTGCATGTGGTGGATGCCTTGGCGATCACAGGCGATGAAGGACGTGCAAGCCTGCGAAAAGCGGGGGGGAGCTGGCAATGGAGCTTTGATCCCCCGATGTCCGAATGGGGAAACCCACTCCTTTTGGAGTATCCCGCGCTGAATACATAGGCGTGTGGAGGCGAACGCGGCGAACTGAAACATCTAAGTAGCCGCAGGAACAGAAATCAACCGAGATTCCCCAAGTAGTGGCGAGCGAACGGGGAGCAGCCTGCACGACTAAACCAATTACTTAGCAAAACGGTCTGGAAAGTCCGACGATACAGGGTGATAGTCCCGTATGCGAAAAGTAGCTGGCGGGTCTGAGCGTGCGACAAGTAGGGCGGGACACGAGAAATCCTGTCTGAAGATGGGGGGACCATCCTCCAAGGCTAAATACTCGTGATCGACCGATAGTGAACCAGTACCGTGAGGGAAAGGCGAAAAGAACCCCGGGAGGGGAGTGAAATAGATCCTGAAACCGCATGCATACAAACAGTGGGAGCCTCCTTCGTGGG
Coding sequences within it:
- a CDS encoding septal ring lytic transglycosylase RlpA family protein; this encodes MTKKNEGKEIAMGPGCNSRAKRRIFAFLGAAAVAILLSLPAQGEQPARGEKVSALETRTGLASYYARSLHGRETASGETFDRTEMVAAHPSYPLGTHVRVTNRKNGRAVVVRINDRGPTKPSRKEGVIIDLSPAAAARLGMIKDGRSRVKVEVLEWGDDDRQ
- a CDS encoding DUF445 domain-containing protein, which produces MSTSYGVHHMSSALGDTKARQLAKMKRLAAALLVAVTALFVVARLQQGAGIWAWVAAFAEAAMIGALADWFAVVALFRHPLGLPIPHTAIIPANKERLGENLAAFVRDKFLATDTLVHKLRAFGPAERLAGWLRQRDNTEIVAGKLAGVLAGWLDFIDDERVRSLLAARIGERLRAIDVSEVAGQILDTLTVDARHQELLDATLKRLARWLDDPQVQIAFAAMIIEIAGKEYPKALKTVGLVTNTEEFSRRIAAGIVRGINGWLHDIGDDPQHPRRQAFDETVAEFITRMKNDADFKARVNAAKLEVLTHPVLARYLDGLWDELKAWLREDLHEPDSRLRQRISAAASAFGTTLAENRALRDSLDGHLESAVVALADDLRDALSRHIASTIRSWKDEDLVRELELSVGRDLQFIRLNGTIVGGGIGLLLHGLTLFVSTGW
- a CDS encoding MOSC domain-containing protein, which produces MAHVSIFIGGIRPLPESGRPTGMYKSQVSSAEVAREGFIGDQQADRRVHGGPDKAVHFYPARHYEQLAARFPEARESLRPGGLGENLSSLELDERDIRIGDIWSLGTARLQVSQPRTPCWKIDERFSCEGMAAFIAERLLTGWYWRVLEPGRVSPGDTLDLSTPALDAPTLSEAMLLWQEHRPFLPDLERLAQTPGLAVGWRDKINQRLAWLRRAGAG
- a CDS encoding PRC-barrel domain-containing protein → MSSIYRKSLLAGALAALVAVPMGAAAGSYTEGQTKHQMRSPMGASGQVQSMTPSQLRGTEVVDASGEQIGSVKTVVRSRHDENIHAVISAGGFLGVGDKEITVPLNRMRYEDGKLRLSASLDELRAGPEYRPEQYVELRPMDQPISEFSALEPMPDKSAPYRDQGTSWDSEHKANPNAPYPEGWRVTP
- a CDS encoding CPBP family intramembrane glutamic endopeptidase, which gives rise to MQRDPRFETLLKNLNHNPSKPVGLLQKLGAIAAAAVLFGLALTFSVIFFAVVVAAGILIWGYVWWKTRDLRKAMRATQARARASAQGRGGPKPGQGIVIEGEVVREVREERRDGTQD